In one Fibrobacterota bacterium genomic region, the following are encoded:
- a CDS encoding glycosyltransferase family 4 protein — translation MTLSLLSFLNRRPKRIVLDLRPLQCGYAGKGIGRYTYECARRIQAAAGREAAMARPRFRVASLVRADRENPFPDIPVLISAPASRRPWLWDQSSLPFHLLRHRVNVFHNFAALGPLPEVSFPVLYGFRALATLYDWHMFAADAPDIDRHYRETLRIRIQKKGLPKARRAVAISEQTKVDSILFGALNADRIHVIPLGGDHLDAVEPAAWGMENFVLTVGDTPTKNLPLAYAALAALRARYVHLNWVIVGSRANVEARLAQAAPSPLPPWITIVENPSDATLKACYQNALCLVFPSTREGFGIPVLEAMRLGCPALVPDIEPLRSLRGYVPALLPPADPAPWSEAIRRLLSFPAERQAHIADGKERAKAYTWDKTAEALINLYLE, via the coding sequence GTGACTTTATCCCTTCTTTCTTTCCTGAATCGCCGTCCCAAGCGCATCGTGCTGGATTTGCGCCCCCTGCAATGCGGATACGCCGGCAAGGGTATCGGCCGCTACACCTACGAATGCGCCCGCCGGATCCAGGCCGCCGCCGGGCGCGAAGCCGCCATGGCGCGCCCGCGCTTCCGGGTCGCCTCCCTGGTACGCGCCGATCGGGAAAACCCTTTCCCGGACATCCCGGTCCTGATCTCCGCGCCGGCTTCCCGCCGCCCCTGGCTATGGGATCAGTCCAGCCTGCCCTTCCATCTCCTGCGCCACCGCGTGAACGTTTTCCATAACTTCGCCGCCTTAGGGCCGCTCCCCGAGGTTTCCTTCCCCGTCCTCTACGGCTTTCGCGCCTTGGCCACCCTCTACGATTGGCACATGTTCGCCGCCGACGCTCCGGACATCGATCGTCATTACCGCGAGACCCTGCGCATCCGCATCCAGAAAAAAGGCCTGCCCAAGGCGCGCCGCGCCGTCGCCATCTCCGAGCAAACCAAGGTCGACTCCATCCTCTTCGGCGCCCTCAACGCCGACCGCATCCACGTCATCCCTTTAGGGGGAGACCATCTGGACGCGGTCGAACCCGCCGCCTGGGGCATGGAGAACTTCGTACTTACCGTGGGCGACACCCCCACCAAGAACCTGCCCCTGGCCTACGCGGCCCTCGCCGCCCTGCGCGCCCGCTACGTGCATCTGAACTGGGTCATCGTCGGATCCCGCGCCAACGTCGAGGCCCGCCTGGCCCAGGCCGCGCCTTCGCCCCTGCCTCCCTGGATCACCATCGTCGAAAACCCTTCGGACGCCACCCTCAAAGCCTGTTACCAGAACGCTCTCTGCCTCGTCTTCCCGTCCACGCGCGAAGGCTTCGGCATCCCCGTCCTGGAGGCCATGCGCCTGGGCTGCCCCGCCCTGGTCCCCGACATCGAACCCCTCAGGTCCCTCCGCGGTTACGTCCCCGCCCTGTTACCCCCTGCCGATCCGGCCCCCTGGTCCGAAGCCATCCGCCGCCTCCTCTCCTTCCCCGCCGAACGCCAAGCCCACATCGCCGACGGCAAGGAACGCGCGAAAGCCTACACCTGGGACAAAACCGCCGAAGCGTTGATAAACCTCTACCTGGAATAA
- a CDS encoding response regulator, translating into MSKSPSQTTVMVVDDDQAILHLVAGILEGEGYRVLQARHSDEALDLSAAYKDDIDLLVTDVKMDPFMTGFQLAQCLRLMRVEIKVLYISGFVEDEMVRWEVENRVATFLQKPFRQQDLLEKIRTVLA; encoded by the coding sequence ATGTCCAAATCCCCTTCCCAGACGACCGTAATGGTGGTTGACGACGACCAGGCCATTCTGCATTTGGTCGCCGGCATCCTGGAGGGGGAAGGCTACCGGGTGCTGCAGGCCCGCCATAGCGACGAGGCTCTGGACCTCAGCGCGGCCTACAAGGACGATATCGATCTGCTGGTAACCGACGTGAAGATGGATCCGTTCATGACGGGTTTCCAATTGGCGCAATGCCTGCGCCTGATGCGCGTGGAGATCAAGGTGCTTTACATCTCCGGTTTCGTGGAAGACGAAATGGTGAGATGGGAAGTGGAGAACCGGGTCGCCACCTTCTTGCAAAAGCCTTTCCGCCAACAAGACCTGCTGGAAAAAATCCGGACGGTCCTGGCTTAA